A window of Cystobacter fuscus DSM 2262 genomic DNA:
GCCGCCCGCTCCCGCACCGTGCTCCTGCTGGGTGACAGCCTGATCGTCACCAGCTTCGGAGAGTCTCTCGAACAACTGCTGAACGCGCAGCCGGGAGTGCGCGCGGTGCGGCGGGCGAAGTCCTCCACGGGACTGGCCCGTCCCGACTTCTTCGACTGGATGAAGGTCGGGCGGGAGGAAGTGGAGCGCCATCAACCCGACGTCGTCGTCGTCATCCTGGGCGGCAACGACGGGCAGGGGCTCACGGATGAGCAGGGCAGGGCGCAGGTGCAGTGGGGCGCGTCCGGGTGGGAGGCCGCCTATCAGCAGCGGGCCACGGAGTTCCTGCGCACGTTGTCGGCTCCGGGGCGCAAGGTGCTCTGGGTGGAGTTGCCCTTCACCGGCCTGCCCCGCTTCGAGCGCAAGCTGGAGATCATCCGCCGGGTGCTGCGCGAGTCGGTGCGGAGCGACAGCGCGTCGACGCACCTGGAGACGCGGCCCTTCTTCGTCGATGCCAGGGGCCGCCTGTTGCGCGAGGCCCCCGTCGAGGGCTTCCGCAAGCCCATGCGGCTGCGCATGACGGATGGGGTGCACTTCACCGTGGCCGGGGGCCGCTACTTCGCGAACAAGGTGCACCCGGTGGTGATGTCGTTGCTGGAGGCTCCCCGCGAGCAGGCCGCCGCCCCCACGGGCTCGCGCGAGGCGGAGAGCACCTCGCTCGTGCCCTCTCCCCTGGTGCGCGGCACCCCGTGACGCGGGGCGGCGAGCTTCACGTGCCCGAGACGTCCGGAGGGGGCGGGGCCGCCTTGCGCTTGGGAATCAAAGAGCGGCGCGGTGACCCCTTGATGGCGTAGCC
This region includes:
- a CDS encoding SGNH/GDSL hydrolase family protein — encoded protein: MDNALIRALVCLALLWSVTVRAEEGRPDAAARSRTVLLLGDSLIVTSFGESLEQLLNAQPGVRAVRRAKSSTGLARPDFFDWMKVGREEVERHQPDVVVVILGGNDGQGLTDEQGRAQVQWGASGWEAAYQQRATEFLRTLSAPGRKVLWVELPFTGLPRFERKLEIIRRVLRESVRSDSASTHLETRPFFVDARGRLLREAPVEGFRKPMRLRMTDGVHFTVAGGRYFANKVHPVVMSLLEAPREQAAAPTGSREAESTSLVPSPLVRGTP